The proteins below are encoded in one region of Malaclemys terrapin pileata isolate rMalTer1 chromosome 8, rMalTer1.hap1, whole genome shotgun sequence:
- the SPATA1 gene encoding spermatogenesis-associated protein 1 isoform X2: MSFSQTRPPTSELVELHVFYVPEEVWNFTLNTVSADLTSKFISAGFIRVPRHVTLRALREQLGDFLGEDAVADKFIFLKHIGKKLAVVKAKQETELKLKLFAPPHALHPELYLLPGVDHLEIAYSSSATPDTQHFNAESHRSPHGPSTLNLPKKEREKSPTFLESPQKNTLMQNQEDSSSLGWSETEKEMISVLHIKPEQSLNNRTWEKQIPHRRKDQIGSNESLRIPSSLNPTKWESGKNPTSLESAQKNHLSQDQKESNTRRWSQKDKGTIPGHHVKQSTEQAKNNETQENHIPPGRKEIAMVVTETVENRGNVKAIRMGRNTTGDSGIPESLEDGDKEYLHNKKSPQQSGIRESVTDIGIKQDDKTDKNNINRLEYSSQYISPPPPPSLSINRSQVPIFQTEKSKMVEQLKQMKAERRHMERTREELVKKAKGLLEQNKLRRYHARDAWKKKYFETKKATASLEDILNKLRQDVELYYQKLLLQLEARDIRKRPNNLTHIANAKNTTIIQITTVQHEIDQLKRKLDNTKMKLIIEIKMRKQAASDLRALRAELAQKKIQSSLILHSETPVF; this comes from the exons ATGTCATTCAGCCAAACTAGACCGCCAACATCAGAG TTGGTAGAGCTTCATGTTTTTTATGTCCCAGAAGAAGTGTGGAACTTCACATTAAATACAGTTTCTGCAGATCTTACTAGCAAATTCATTTCAGCTGGATTTATAAG GGTGCCTCGTCATGTCACATTGAGAGCACTGCGGGAGCAGCTTGGAGACTTCCTGGGTGAAGATGCTGTTGCAGATAAGTTTATATTTCTGAAACATATAGGGAAAAAGCTAGCAGTG GTGAAGGCAAAGCAAGAAACAGAACTGAAGCTCAAGTTATTTGCTCCCCCACAT GCACTTCATCCCGAATTATATTTGCTCCCTGGAGTGGACCACTTAGAAATTGCTTATTCATCATCAGCAACTCCAGATACACAGCACTTTAATGCAGAATCCCATAGGTCTCCCCATGGACCAAGTACTTTAAATCTTCCAAAGAAAGAGCGTGAAAAAAGTCCAACATTTCTAGAAAGTCCACAGAAAAATACTCTCATGCAGAATCAGGAAGATTCTAGTTCTTTAGGATGGAGTGAGACAGAAAAAGAAATGATTTCAGTTTTGCACATAAAACCTGAACAAAGCCTGAACAACAGAACTTGGGAAAAACAGATTCCACATAGAAGGAAAG ACCAAATTGGATCCAATGAATCTCTCCGCATACCAAGTAGTTTAAATCCCACAAAGTGGGAGTCTGGAAAAAATCCTACATCTTTGGAAAGTGCTCAGAAAAATCATCTAAGCCAGGATCAGAAAGAATCTAATACACGTAGGTGGAGTCAAAAAGACAAAGGGACTATTCCAGGTCATCATGTAAAACAGAGCACTGAACAAGCCAAGAACAATGAGACTCAGGAAAATCACATTCCCCCTGGAAGAAAAG AAATCGCTATGGTGGTGACTGAAACTGTGGAAAATAGAGGCAATGTAAAAGCTATCAGGATGGGAAGAAACACTACAGGGGATTCCGGTATTCCAGAATCATTGGAAGATGGAGACAAGGAATATTTGCACAATAAGAAAAG CCCTCAGCAGTCTGGAATTAGAGAATCTGTGACTGATATTGGTATCAAACAGGATGATAAG ACAGATAAGAATAACATAAATCGTCTTGAGTATTCAAGTCAAtacatttctcctcctcctccaccgtCTCTTTCTATAAACAGATCTCAAGTTCCCATATTTCAGACAGAGA AAAGCAAGATGGTTGAACAACTGAAACAAATGAAGGCAGAAAGAAGGCACATGGAAAGAACTAGAGAGGAACtggttaaaaaagccaaaggtTTGCTTGAACAGAATAAGCTGAGGAGATATCATG CTCGTGATGCatggaaaaagaaatattttgaaactAAGAAAGCTACAGCTTCATTGGAGGACATTTTAAATAAACTGCGACAAGATGTAGAGCTTTACTATCAAAAGTTACTGTTGCAGCTGGAAGCCAGAGATATCAGGAAACGGCCAAACAATTTAACACACATTGCAAACGCCAAG AACACCACAATCATCCAGATTACAACAGTGCAGCACGAAATTGATCAACTAAAGAGAAAGCTGGATAATACAAAAATGAAACTCATAATAGAAATTAAG ATGAGAAAGCAGGCAGCCTCTGATTTACGAGCATTGAGAGCAGAGCTGGCACAGAAGAAAATTCAGTCATCTTTAATACTTCATTCTGAAACACCAGTATTTTAG
- the SPATA1 gene encoding spermatogenesis-associated protein 1 isoform X1 produces MSFSQTRPPTSELVELHVFYVPEEVWNFTLNTVSADLTSKFISAGFIRVPRHVTLRALREQLGDFLGEDAVADKFIFLKHIGKKLAVVKAKQETELKLKLFAPPHALHPELYLLPGVDHLEIAYSSSATPDTQHFNAESHRSPHGPSTLNLPKKEREKSPTFLESPQKNTLMQNQEDSSSLGWSETEKEMISVLHIKPEQSLNNRTWEKQIPHRRKDQIGSNESLRIPSSLNPTKWESGKNPTSLESAQKNHLSQDQKESNTRRWSQKDKGTIPGHHVKQSTEQAKNNETQENHIPPGRKEEIAMVVTETVENRGNVKAIRMGRNTTGDSGIPESLEDGDKEYLHNKKSPQQSGIRESVTDIGIKQDDKTDKNNINRLEYSSQYISPPPPPSLSINRSQVPIFQTEKSKMVEQLKQMKAERRHMERTREELVKKAKGLLEQNKLRRYHARDAWKKKYFETKKATASLEDILNKLRQDVELYYQKLLLQLEARDIRKRPNNLTHIANAKNTTIIQITTVQHEIDQLKRKLDNTKMKLIIEIKMRKQAASDLRALRAELAQKKIQSSLILHSETPVF; encoded by the exons ATGTCATTCAGCCAAACTAGACCGCCAACATCAGAG TTGGTAGAGCTTCATGTTTTTTATGTCCCAGAAGAAGTGTGGAACTTCACATTAAATACAGTTTCTGCAGATCTTACTAGCAAATTCATTTCAGCTGGATTTATAAG GGTGCCTCGTCATGTCACATTGAGAGCACTGCGGGAGCAGCTTGGAGACTTCCTGGGTGAAGATGCTGTTGCAGATAAGTTTATATTTCTGAAACATATAGGGAAAAAGCTAGCAGTG GTGAAGGCAAAGCAAGAAACAGAACTGAAGCTCAAGTTATTTGCTCCCCCACAT GCACTTCATCCCGAATTATATTTGCTCCCTGGAGTGGACCACTTAGAAATTGCTTATTCATCATCAGCAACTCCAGATACACAGCACTTTAATGCAGAATCCCATAGGTCTCCCCATGGACCAAGTACTTTAAATCTTCCAAAGAAAGAGCGTGAAAAAAGTCCAACATTTCTAGAAAGTCCACAGAAAAATACTCTCATGCAGAATCAGGAAGATTCTAGTTCTTTAGGATGGAGTGAGACAGAAAAAGAAATGATTTCAGTTTTGCACATAAAACCTGAACAAAGCCTGAACAACAGAACTTGGGAAAAACAGATTCCACATAGAAGGAAAG ACCAAATTGGATCCAATGAATCTCTCCGCATACCAAGTAGTTTAAATCCCACAAAGTGGGAGTCTGGAAAAAATCCTACATCTTTGGAAAGTGCTCAGAAAAATCATCTAAGCCAGGATCAGAAAGAATCTAATACACGTAGGTGGAGTCAAAAAGACAAAGGGACTATTCCAGGTCATCATGTAAAACAGAGCACTGAACAAGCCAAGAACAATGAGACTCAGGAAAATCACATTCCCCCTGGAAGAAAAG AAGAAATCGCTATGGTGGTGACTGAAACTGTGGAAAATAGAGGCAATGTAAAAGCTATCAGGATGGGAAGAAACACTACAGGGGATTCCGGTATTCCAGAATCATTGGAAGATGGAGACAAGGAATATTTGCACAATAAGAAAAG CCCTCAGCAGTCTGGAATTAGAGAATCTGTGACTGATATTGGTATCAAACAGGATGATAAG ACAGATAAGAATAACATAAATCGTCTTGAGTATTCAAGTCAAtacatttctcctcctcctccaccgtCTCTTTCTATAAACAGATCTCAAGTTCCCATATTTCAGACAGAGA AAAGCAAGATGGTTGAACAACTGAAACAAATGAAGGCAGAAAGAAGGCACATGGAAAGAACTAGAGAGGAACtggttaaaaaagccaaaggtTTGCTTGAACAGAATAAGCTGAGGAGATATCATG CTCGTGATGCatggaaaaagaaatattttgaaactAAGAAAGCTACAGCTTCATTGGAGGACATTTTAAATAAACTGCGACAAGATGTAGAGCTTTACTATCAAAAGTTACTGTTGCAGCTGGAAGCCAGAGATATCAGGAAACGGCCAAACAATTTAACACACATTGCAAACGCCAAG AACACCACAATCATCCAGATTACAACAGTGCAGCACGAAATTGATCAACTAAAGAGAAAGCTGGATAATACAAAAATGAAACTCATAATAGAAATTAAG ATGAGAAAGCAGGCAGCCTCTGATTTACGAGCATTGAGAGCAGAGCTGGCACAGAAGAAAATTCAGTCATCTTTAATACTTCATTCTGAAACACCAGTATTTTAG
- the SPATA1 gene encoding spermatogenesis-associated protein 1 isoform X3, which yields MSFSQTRPPTSELVELHVFYVPEEVWNFTLNTVSADLTSKFISAGFIRVPRHVTLRALREQLGDFLGEDAVADKFIFLKHIGKKLAVVKAKQETELKLKLFAPPHALHPELYLLPGVDHLEIAYSSSATPDTQHFNAESHRSPHGPSTLNLPKKEREKSPTFLESPQKNTLMQNQEDSSSLGWSETEKEMISVLHIKPEQSLNNRTWEKQIPHRRKDQIGSNESLRIPSSLNPTKWESGKNPTSLESAQKNHLSQDQKESNTRRWSQKDKGTIPGHHVKQSTEQAKNNETQENHIPPGRKEEIAMVVTETVENRGNVKAIRMGRNTTGDSGIPESLEDGDKEYLHNKKSPQQSGIRESVTDIGIKQDDKTDKNNINRLEYSSQYISPPPPPSLSINRSQVPIFQTEKSKMVEQLKQMKAERRHMERTREELVKKAKGLLEQNKLRRYHARDAWKKKYFETKKATASLEDILNKLRQDVELYYQKLLLQLEARDIRKRPNNLTHIANAKNTTIIQITTVQHEIDQLKRKLDNTKMKLIIEIKFFCR from the exons ATGTCATTCAGCCAAACTAGACCGCCAACATCAGAG TTGGTAGAGCTTCATGTTTTTTATGTCCCAGAAGAAGTGTGGAACTTCACATTAAATACAGTTTCTGCAGATCTTACTAGCAAATTCATTTCAGCTGGATTTATAAG GGTGCCTCGTCATGTCACATTGAGAGCACTGCGGGAGCAGCTTGGAGACTTCCTGGGTGAAGATGCTGTTGCAGATAAGTTTATATTTCTGAAACATATAGGGAAAAAGCTAGCAGTG GTGAAGGCAAAGCAAGAAACAGAACTGAAGCTCAAGTTATTTGCTCCCCCACAT GCACTTCATCCCGAATTATATTTGCTCCCTGGAGTGGACCACTTAGAAATTGCTTATTCATCATCAGCAACTCCAGATACACAGCACTTTAATGCAGAATCCCATAGGTCTCCCCATGGACCAAGTACTTTAAATCTTCCAAAGAAAGAGCGTGAAAAAAGTCCAACATTTCTAGAAAGTCCACAGAAAAATACTCTCATGCAGAATCAGGAAGATTCTAGTTCTTTAGGATGGAGTGAGACAGAAAAAGAAATGATTTCAGTTTTGCACATAAAACCTGAACAAAGCCTGAACAACAGAACTTGGGAAAAACAGATTCCACATAGAAGGAAAG ACCAAATTGGATCCAATGAATCTCTCCGCATACCAAGTAGTTTAAATCCCACAAAGTGGGAGTCTGGAAAAAATCCTACATCTTTGGAAAGTGCTCAGAAAAATCATCTAAGCCAGGATCAGAAAGAATCTAATACACGTAGGTGGAGTCAAAAAGACAAAGGGACTATTCCAGGTCATCATGTAAAACAGAGCACTGAACAAGCCAAGAACAATGAGACTCAGGAAAATCACATTCCCCCTGGAAGAAAAG AAGAAATCGCTATGGTGGTGACTGAAACTGTGGAAAATAGAGGCAATGTAAAAGCTATCAGGATGGGAAGAAACACTACAGGGGATTCCGGTATTCCAGAATCATTGGAAGATGGAGACAAGGAATATTTGCACAATAAGAAAAG CCCTCAGCAGTCTGGAATTAGAGAATCTGTGACTGATATTGGTATCAAACAGGATGATAAG ACAGATAAGAATAACATAAATCGTCTTGAGTATTCAAGTCAAtacatttctcctcctcctccaccgtCTCTTTCTATAAACAGATCTCAAGTTCCCATATTTCAGACAGAGA AAAGCAAGATGGTTGAACAACTGAAACAAATGAAGGCAGAAAGAAGGCACATGGAAAGAACTAGAGAGGAACtggttaaaaaagccaaaggtTTGCTTGAACAGAATAAGCTGAGGAGATATCATG CTCGTGATGCatggaaaaagaaatattttgaaactAAGAAAGCTACAGCTTCATTGGAGGACATTTTAAATAAACTGCGACAAGATGTAGAGCTTTACTATCAAAAGTTACTGTTGCAGCTGGAAGCCAGAGATATCAGGAAACGGCCAAACAATTTAACACACATTGCAAACGCCAAG AACACCACAATCATCCAGATTACAACAGTGCAGCACGAAATTGATCAACTAAAGAGAAAGCTGGATAATACAAAAATGAAACTCATAATAGAAATTAAG TTCTTTTGCAGATGA